One Nocardioides oleivorans DNA segment encodes these proteins:
- a CDS encoding Lrp/AsnC family transcriptional regulator, whose protein sequence is MVVQAYILIQTDVGKAAEVAREIAQVNGVTLAEDVTGPYDVIVRAEAKNVDELGKLVVSKVQNLDGITRTLTCPVVHI, encoded by the coding sequence ATGGTCGTCCAGGCCTACATCCTGATCCAGACCGACGTCGGCAAGGCCGCCGAGGTCGCCCGCGAGATCGCCCAGGTCAACGGCGTCACGCTCGCTGAGGACGTGACCGGTCCCTACGACGTGATCGTCCGCGCGGAGGCCAAGAACGTCGACGAGCTCGGCAAGCTCGTCGTGTCGAAGGTCCAGAACCTCGACGGCATCACCCGCACGCTGACCTGCCCGGTCGTCCACATCTGA
- a CDS encoding thiamine-phosphate kinase, with protein sequence MALDADATLGEAGEFGLISQLVAQLGEALTDDEHVLVGPGDDAAVLRVKHGHVVVSTDLMVEGRHFRRDWASAEDVGHRAAAQNLSDINAMGGTARHLTIGLAAPADLPVQWALDFARGFAQECASVGATVVGGDTTRADEIVIAVTVLGECTVSPVLRSGARPGDVLALTGRQGWAAGGLAVLGRGFRSPRVLVEAYRRPEPPYAAGKEAAEAGATSLIDVSDGLLAEAAHLAEASGVAIDVRRDAFDVPEPLVAVGAALGADPMQFILGGGDDHALLATFPDTASVPAGWQVVGEVRDGEGVTVDGSEYDGPTGWTHF encoded by the coding sequence ATGGCTCTCGACGCGGACGCAACCCTCGGTGAGGCGGGCGAGTTCGGCCTCATCTCGCAGCTCGTCGCCCAGCTCGGCGAGGCCCTCACCGACGACGAGCACGTGCTCGTCGGGCCCGGCGACGACGCCGCGGTGCTGCGCGTGAAGCACGGCCACGTGGTCGTCTCGACCGACCTCATGGTCGAGGGCCGGCACTTCCGCCGCGACTGGGCCAGCGCCGAGGACGTGGGGCACCGGGCGGCCGCGCAGAACCTGTCCGACATCAACGCCATGGGCGGCACCGCGCGTCACCTGACCATCGGTCTCGCCGCGCCGGCAGACCTGCCCGTGCAGTGGGCGCTCGACTTCGCCCGCGGCTTCGCGCAGGAGTGCGCGAGCGTCGGCGCGACGGTCGTCGGCGGCGACACCACGCGCGCCGACGAGATCGTGATCGCGGTGACCGTCCTCGGCGAGTGCACCGTCTCACCGGTGCTCCGCTCCGGTGCGCGGCCCGGCGACGTGCTCGCCCTCACGGGGCGCCAGGGTTGGGCCGCCGGAGGCCTGGCCGTCCTCGGACGCGGGTTCCGCTCCCCGCGGGTGCTCGTCGAGGCCTACCGCCGACCGGAGCCGCCGTACGCCGCGGGCAAGGAGGCCGCCGAGGCCGGGGCGACCTCCCTCATCGACGTCTCCGACGGCCTGCTCGCCGAGGCCGCGCACCTCGCGGAGGCCAGCGGCGTCGCGATCGACGTGCGCCGCGACGCCTTCGACGTCCCCGAGCCGCTCGTGGCGGTGGGTGCTGCGCTCGGTGCCGACCCGATGCAGTTCATCCTGGGCGGGGGAGACGACCACGCCCTCCTCGCGACCTTCCCCGACACCGCGTCCGTGCCCGCGGGGTGGCAGGTGGTCGGCGAGGTGCGCGACGGCGAGGGCGTCACCGTCGACGGGAGCGAGTACGACGGCCCCACCGGCTGGACGCACTTCTGA
- the rpmB gene encoding 50S ribosomal protein L28, with product MAAVCDICAKKPGFGNNRPWSRKITKRRFNPNIQRVRATVNGTPKRLNVCTGCLKAGKVSR from the coding sequence GTGGCTGCCGTCTGCGACATCTGCGCCAAGAAGCCGGGCTTCGGAAACAACCGTCCCTGGTCGCGCAAGATCACGAAGCGTCGCTTCAACCCCAACATCCAGCGCGTCCGGGCGACCGTGAACGGCACGCCCAAGCGCCTCAACGTCTGCACCGGCTGCCTCAAGGCCGGCAAGGTCTCCCGCTGA
- the leuD gene encoding 3-isopropylmalate dehydratase small subunit, producing MDKFTTHTGLGVPLKRSNVDTDQIIPAVYLKRVTRTGFEDGLFAAWRNDPDFVLNDPTYAAGSVLVAGPDFGTGSSREHAVWALQNYGFRAVISSRFADIFRGNSGKAGLVAAQVDEKVVQRLWDWMEDNPGGEITVDLESRTVRAGVGEDAVEDSFDIDDYTRWRLLEGLDDIGITLGHDADITAFEAARPSWKPVTA from the coding sequence ATGGACAAGTTCACCACCCACACCGGCCTCGGCGTCCCGCTCAAGCGCAGCAACGTCGACACCGACCAGATCATCCCGGCGGTCTACCTCAAGCGGGTGACCCGCACCGGCTTCGAGGACGGCCTGTTCGCCGCGTGGCGCAACGACCCCGACTTCGTGCTCAACGACCCGACGTACGCCGCGGGCTCGGTGCTCGTCGCCGGACCCGACTTCGGGACCGGCAGCTCGCGCGAGCACGCCGTGTGGGCCCTGCAGAACTACGGCTTCAGGGCCGTCATCTCCTCGCGCTTCGCCGACATCTTCCGGGGCAACTCCGGCAAGGCCGGTCTGGTCGCCGCGCAGGTCGACGAGAAGGTCGTCCAGCGCCTGTGGGACTGGATGGAGGACAACCCCGGTGGCGAGATCACCGTCGACCTGGAGAGCCGCACCGTCCGCGCGGGCGTCGGCGAGGACGCCGTCGAGGACTCCTTCGACATCGACGACTACACCCGCTGGCGGCTGCTCGAGGGCCTCGACGACATCGGGATCACCCTCGGCCACGATGCAGACATCACTGCCTTCGAGGCCGCGCGCCCGAGCTGGAAGCCCGTCACGGCTTGA
- a CDS encoding D-alanine--D-alanine ligase family protein gives MNETSADKTPDQPGRKPRVAVVFGGRSSEHGISCVTAGSVLAAIDREAYDVVPVGIATDGRWVLEADEPSRLAIRGSELPEVDAGRSPVALMGATTGTDLVVTEPTSVPSVIGEVDVVFPLLHGPWGEDGTLQGMLEMAAVRYVGSGVLASAVGMDKAFMKVVLESAGLPVTPGIVVTRTELAQDPVGVRSRVEELGFPSFVKPARAGSSMGISKVHDASEITDALEEAFGHDPKVLVEQSMEGAREVECGVLGTLEGPAETSRPGEVRTGGDHEFYDFEAKYLADQHTEIDIPADLPAGTEQELRAMAVRAFEALSCEGLARVDFFVMPDGALVINELNTMPGFTPTSMYPQMWAATGMSYPQLVDRLLQLALRRDTGLR, from the coding sequence ATGAACGAGACCTCTGCCGACAAGACTCCCGACCAGCCCGGGCGCAAGCCCCGCGTCGCCGTCGTGTTCGGCGGTCGGTCCTCCGAGCACGGCATCTCCTGCGTCACGGCGGGCAGCGTGCTCGCGGCCATCGACCGCGAGGCGTACGACGTCGTCCCGGTCGGCATCGCCACCGACGGCCGCTGGGTCCTCGAGGCCGACGAGCCGTCGCGCCTCGCGATCCGTGGCAGCGAGCTCCCGGAGGTCGACGCCGGGCGGTCGCCCGTCGCGCTGATGGGCGCGACCACCGGCACCGACCTCGTCGTCACCGAGCCGACCAGCGTCCCCTCCGTCATCGGCGAGGTCGACGTGGTCTTCCCGCTCCTCCACGGCCCGTGGGGGGAGGACGGCACCCTGCAGGGGATGCTCGAGATGGCGGCCGTGCGCTACGTCGGCTCCGGCGTCCTCGCCTCGGCCGTCGGCATGGACAAAGCCTTCATGAAGGTCGTCCTCGAGTCGGCCGGCCTCCCGGTGACGCCCGGCATCGTCGTCACCCGCACCGAGCTGGCGCAGGACCCGGTCGGCGTACGGTCGCGGGTCGAGGAGCTCGGCTTCCCCTCCTTCGTGAAGCCCGCCCGCGCCGGCTCGAGCATGGGCATCAGCAAGGTCCACGACGCCTCCGAGATCACCGACGCGCTCGAGGAGGCGTTCGGCCACGACCCGAAGGTGCTCGTCGAGCAGTCGATGGAGGGCGCGCGCGAGGTCGAGTGCGGCGTGCTCGGCACCCTCGAGGGCCCGGCCGAGACGTCACGCCCGGGGGAGGTGCGCACCGGGGGCGACCACGAGTTCTACGACTTCGAGGCGAAGTACCTCGCCGACCAGCACACCGAGATCGACATCCCCGCCGACCTGCCGGCCGGGACCGAGCAGGAGCTCCGCGCGATGGCCGTGCGGGCGTTCGAGGCGCTCTCGTGCGAGGGCCTCGCACGCGTCGACTTCTTCGTGATGCCCGACGGCGCGCTGGTGATCAACGAGCTCAACACGATGCCGGGCTTCACCCCGACGTCGATGTATCCCCAGATGTGGGCGGCCACCGGGATGTCGTACCCGCAGCTCGTCGACCGGCTGCTGCAGCTCGCGCTCCGTCGCGACACCGGCCTGCGCTGA
- a CDS encoding NAD(P)H-dependent glycerol-3-phosphate dehydrogenase has protein sequence MTKVAVFSAGSWGTAFSLVLADAGNDVALWARRDDVVEAVNDRRENTDYLPGIELPPSISASTDPEQVAADADVVVLTVPSQSLRENLTAWAPIIPEKATMVSLMKGVELGSLMRMSEVIQEVTDASADRIAVVSGPNLAREIARREPAASVVACVDEDRAKQLQAITHGPSFRPYTSVDVLGCEIGGAYKNVVGLAVGMAVGLGFGDNTTASVITRGLAETARLAMAQGANPLTLMGLAGLGDLVATCSSPLSRNRTFGERLGQGMTTEEIYASTSQVAEGAKSCKSLLALAEREGVDAPIAQAVDAVVDGKMTALDMVNSFIARDTKAETD, from the coding sequence ATGACCAAGGTCGCTGTGTTCAGTGCCGGATCGTGGGGCACCGCCTTCTCGTTGGTGCTCGCCGACGCCGGCAACGACGTGGCCCTCTGGGCGCGCCGCGACGACGTCGTCGAGGCGGTCAACGACCGCCGTGAGAACACCGACTACCTGCCCGGCATCGAGCTGCCGCCCTCGATCAGCGCGTCGACCGACCCCGAGCAGGTCGCGGCCGACGCGGACGTCGTCGTCCTCACCGTGCCGTCGCAGAGCCTGCGGGAGAACCTCACCGCCTGGGCGCCGATCATCCCGGAGAAGGCCACGATGGTCTCGCTGATGAAGGGCGTCGAGCTCGGCTCCCTCATGCGGATGAGCGAGGTGATCCAGGAGGTCACCGACGCATCCGCCGACCGCATCGCCGTCGTCAGCGGACCCAACCTGGCGCGCGAGATCGCCCGTCGCGAGCCTGCCGCGTCCGTCGTCGCGTGCGTCGACGAGGACCGGGCCAAGCAGCTCCAGGCCATCACCCACGGTCCGTCGTTCCGGCCGTACACCTCAGTCGACGTGCTCGGCTGCGAGATCGGTGGTGCCTACAAGAACGTCGTCGGCCTCGCGGTCGGCATGGCGGTCGGCCTCGGCTTCGGCGACAACACCACGGCGTCCGTGATCACCCGCGGCCTCGCCGAGACCGCCCGGCTCGCGATGGCGCAGGGCGCGAACCCGCTCACCCTCATGGGCCTGGCCGGGCTGGGCGACCTGGTCGCCACCTGCTCCTCGCCGCTCTCGCGCAACCGCACCTTCGGCGAGCGCCTGGGCCAGGGCATGACCACCGAGGAGATCTACGCCTCCACCAGTCAGGTCGCCGAGGGCGCCAAGTCCTGCAAGTCCCTCCTCGCCCTCGCCGAGCGCGAGGGCGTCGACGCCCCAATCGCGCAGGCGGTCGACGCCGTCGTCGACGGCAAGATGACCGCCCTCGACATGGTGAACTCCTTCATCGCCCGCGACACGAAGGCCGAGACGGACTGA
- a CDS encoding trans-sulfuration enzyme family protein: MAEDSPRKPSTPALSTLAVTAGRPDKVPDAPLNTPITMAATYVAGGEVEYGRYGNPTWTALEDALGQLEGGRCLTFASGLAAVATVLDLVGTDGTVVAPKHAYTGTVMQLADLEARGRLKAVLVDITDTEAVVAACADAALVWLESPTNPALEVADIPTITAAAHEAGAYVVVDNTFATPLLQRPLEDDVDIVVHSATKYLAGHSDVQMGAIVTRDDDLYGVLKGRRDLLGAIPGPFEAWLTLRGLRTLHLRVERSQANAQELVRRLAEHPALSEVRYPGFGGIVSIVLAQGEMAADLLSRKTRLWIHATSLGGVESSLERRRRWKAEAATIPDGLVRLSVGIEDVDDLWEDLRAALDGCVG; encoded by the coding sequence ATGGCTGAAGACTCACCCCGCAAGCCCAGCACGCCGGCCCTCTCCACGTTGGCCGTGACGGCCGGACGCCCCGACAAGGTGCCCGACGCACCGCTCAACACGCCGATCACGATGGCCGCGACCTACGTCGCCGGCGGCGAGGTGGAGTACGGCCGCTACGGCAACCCCACCTGGACCGCCCTGGAGGACGCCCTCGGCCAGCTCGAGGGCGGGCGCTGCCTCACCTTCGCCTCCGGCCTCGCCGCCGTCGCGACCGTGCTCGACCTGGTCGGCACGGACGGCACGGTCGTCGCGCCCAAGCACGCCTACACCGGCACCGTCATGCAGCTCGCCGACCTCGAGGCCCGTGGTCGCCTGAAGGCCGTGCTGGTGGACATCACCGACACCGAGGCGGTCGTCGCGGCCTGTGCGGACGCCGCCCTGGTCTGGCTGGAGTCCCCGACCAACCCAGCGCTCGAGGTGGCCGACATCCCCACGATCACCGCGGCCGCCCACGAGGCAGGTGCCTACGTCGTCGTCGACAACACGTTCGCCACTCCCCTGCTCCAGCGCCCGCTCGAGGACGACGTCGACATCGTGGTGCACTCCGCGACGAAGTACCTCGCCGGCCACTCCGACGTGCAGATGGGCGCGATCGTCACCCGCGACGACGACCTCTACGGCGTGCTCAAGGGGCGCCGCGACCTGCTCGGCGCCATCCCCGGGCCGTTCGAGGCCTGGCTGACGCTGCGCGGGCTGCGCACGCTCCACCTGCGCGTCGAGCGCTCGCAGGCCAACGCTCAGGAGCTCGTACGCCGCCTCGCCGAGCACCCCGCGCTGTCGGAGGTCCGCTACCCGGGGTTCGGCGGCATCGTCAGCATCGTGCTCGCCCAGGGCGAGATGGCGGCCGACCTGCTCAGCCGCAAGACCCGGCTCTGGATCCACGCGACCTCGCTCGGCGGCGTCGAGTCGAGCCTCGAGCGCCGGCGGCGTTGGAAGGCCGAGGCGGCCACGATCCCGGACGGCCTCGTGCGCCTCTCGGTCGGCATCGAGGACGTCGACGACCTCTGGGAGGACCTCCGCGCCGCCCTGGACGGGTGCGTGGGCTGA
- a CDS encoding IclR family transcriptional regulator, with protein sequence MDNGSGVGVLDKAALVLAALEAGPATLAGLVAGTGLARPTAHRLAVALEHHRLVARDMQGRFVLGPRLAELSAAAGEDRLLAAAGPVLARLRDITGESAQLWRRQGEHRVCVAAAERPSGLRDTIPVGSQLTMNAGSAAQILLAWEDPERMHRGLQNAAFSATALSGIRRRGWSQSVGEREQGVASVSAPVRSPGGKVIAAVSVSGPLERLSRQPGRMHAPAVLAAADRLSESLRRAASE encoded by the coding sequence ATGGACAACGGATCTGGTGTCGGCGTGCTCGACAAGGCCGCGCTCGTGCTCGCAGCACTCGAGGCCGGACCGGCCACCCTCGCCGGCCTCGTGGCCGGCACCGGGCTGGCCCGCCCCACCGCGCACCGCCTCGCCGTCGCCCTCGAGCACCACCGCCTCGTCGCCCGTGACATGCAGGGCCGCTTCGTCCTCGGCCCGCGCCTGGCCGAGCTGTCCGCCGCCGCCGGCGAGGACCGCCTCCTCGCCGCCGCCGGTCCCGTCCTGGCGCGTCTGCGCGACATCACCGGCGAGTCCGCCCAGCTCTGGCGCCGCCAGGGCGAGCACCGCGTGTGCGTCGCCGCCGCCGAGCGTCCCTCCGGCCTGCGCGACACGATCCCCGTGGGCTCGCAGCTCACCATGAACGCCGGCTCCGCCGCGCAGATCCTGCTCGCGTGGGAGGACCCGGAGCGGATGCACCGCGGCCTGCAGAACGCCGCCTTCTCGGCCACGGCCCTGTCCGGCATCCGCCGCCGCGGATGGTCGCAGTCGGTGGGCGAGCGCGAGCAGGGCGTCGCGTCGGTCTCGGCCCCGGTCCGCTCCCCCGGCGGCAAGGTCATCGCCGCCGTGTCGGTCTCCGGCCCGCTCGAGCGCCTCTCCCGCCAGCCCGGCCGGATGCACGCACCCGCCGTCCTCGCCGCTGCCGACCGTCTCTCCGAGTCGCTCCGCCGCGCCGCGTCGGAGTAG
- a CDS encoding lysophospholipid acyltransferase family protein: MRVRKLERKRGWAFTVAASILKPTLLSATSRTWIDGEKIPASGGCIVAINHISHVDPLLSAHFVYDHGRLPRYLAKSGLFSNKYLGGFLTSAGQIPVERLSRNAVGAYDAAVRAIGEGECIVIYPEGTLTRDPDLWPMRGKTGAARIALATGCPVIPVGQWGAQEVLPPYTKTPHLVPRKNIVMKAGDPVDLADLVAAEQSAEVTAEATDRIMAAITTLVEDVRGGTAPAERFDTRASGQRETGNPHDQTRKRKGSR; the protein is encoded by the coding sequence GTGCGCGTCAGGAAGCTGGAGCGGAAGCGCGGGTGGGCCTTCACCGTCGCCGCGAGCATCCTCAAGCCGACGCTGCTGTCCGCCACCTCGCGCACCTGGATCGACGGCGAGAAGATCCCGGCCAGCGGCGGCTGCATCGTCGCCATCAACCACATCTCCCACGTCGACCCGCTGCTGTCGGCGCACTTCGTCTACGACCACGGCCGGCTGCCGCGCTACCTCGCGAAGTCGGGCCTGTTCTCCAACAAGTACCTCGGCGGGTTCCTCACGTCGGCCGGCCAGATCCCGGTCGAGCGGCTGAGCCGCAACGCGGTCGGTGCGTACGACGCCGCGGTGCGCGCGATCGGCGAGGGCGAGTGCATCGTGATCTATCCCGAGGGCACGCTGACCCGCGACCCCGACCTCTGGCCGATGAGGGGCAAGACCGGCGCCGCCCGGATCGCCCTCGCCACCGGCTGCCCGGTGATCCCCGTCGGACAGTGGGGTGCGCAGGAGGTGCTGCCGCCCTACACGAAGACGCCGCACCTGGTGCCGCGCAAGAACATCGTGATGAAGGCCGGTGACCCGGTCGACCTGGCCGACCTGGTGGCCGCGGAGCAGTCCGCGGAGGTCACGGCCGAGGCGACCGACCGGATCATGGCCGCCATCACCACGCTCGTCGAGGACGTGCGCGGCGGTACGGCACCGGCCGAGCGGTTCGACACCCGGGCGAGTGGCCAGCGCGAGACGGGCAACCCCCACGACCAGACCAGGAAGAGGAAGGGCAGTCGATGA
- the leuC gene encoding 3-isopropylmalate dehydratase large subunit, translating to MGKTLSEKVWDEHVVRSAAGEPDLLFIDLHLLHEVTSPQAFDGLRLADRSVRRPDLTLATEDHNVPTIDWDKPIADPVSRTQVETLRKNAADFGVRLHPLGDIEQGIVHVVGPQLGLTQPGMTIVCGDSHTSTHGAFGAIAFGIGTSEVEHVLATQTLTQAKPRTMAVTINGSLPEGVTAKDMVLTLITHTGTGGGQGYIVEYRGQAIEELSMEGRMTVCNMSIEWGAKAGLIAPDQTTFDYIEGKPEAPKGADWDAAVAHWKTLRTDDDAVFDQEIELDATTMTPFVTWGTNPGQGAPLGASVPSPDDFDEPNDKIATEKALQYMGLEAGTPLREVKVDTVFVGSCTNGRIEDLRLAASILEGRTVADDTRLLVVPGSVRVRLQAEAEGLDKVFLASGAEWRGAGCSMCLGMNPDQLAPGERSASTSNRNFEGRQGKGGRTHLVSVPVAAATAIRGTLSSPADLEPAATLQEV from the coding sequence ATGGGCAAGACCCTGTCCGAGAAAGTCTGGGACGAGCACGTCGTCCGCAGTGCCGCCGGAGAGCCCGACCTCCTCTTCATCGACCTCCACCTCCTCCACGAGGTGACCTCGCCCCAGGCCTTCGACGGCCTGCGGCTGGCCGACCGCTCGGTGCGCCGTCCCGACCTGACCCTGGCGACCGAGGACCACAACGTCCCGACCATCGACTGGGACAAGCCGATCGCCGACCCCGTGAGCCGCACCCAGGTCGAGACGCTGCGCAAGAACGCCGCCGACTTCGGCGTGCGCCTGCACCCGCTCGGCGACATCGAGCAGGGCATCGTGCACGTCGTCGGCCCGCAGCTCGGCCTGACCCAGCCCGGCATGACGATCGTGTGCGGTGACTCGCACACCTCGACGCACGGCGCCTTCGGCGCGATCGCCTTCGGCATCGGCACCTCCGAGGTCGAGCACGTGCTCGCCACCCAGACGCTGACGCAGGCGAAGCCCAGGACGATGGCCGTCACGATCAACGGCAGCCTGCCCGAGGGCGTCACCGCCAAGGACATGGTGCTCACCCTGATCACGCACACCGGCACCGGTGGCGGCCAGGGCTACATCGTGGAGTACCGCGGCCAGGCCATCGAGGAGCTCTCGATGGAGGGCCGGATGACCGTGTGCAACATGTCGATCGAGTGGGGCGCCAAGGCCGGCCTGATCGCCCCCGACCAGACGACCTTCGACTACATCGAGGGCAAGCCCGAGGCGCCGAAGGGCGCCGACTGGGACGCCGCCGTCGCGCACTGGAAGACGCTGCGCACCGACGACGACGCGGTCTTCGACCAGGAGATCGAGCTCGATGCCACCACGATGACGCCGTTCGTCACCTGGGGCACCAACCCCGGCCAGGGTGCGCCGCTCGGCGCCTCCGTGCCGAGCCCCGACGACTTCGACGAGCCCAACGACAAGATCGCGACCGAGAAGGCCCTGCAGTACATGGGTCTCGAGGCCGGCACCCCGCTGCGCGAGGTGAAGGTCGACACCGTGTTCGTCGGCTCGTGCACCAACGGCCGCATCGAGGACCTCCGCCTCGCCGCGTCGATCCTCGAGGGCCGCACCGTCGCCGACGACACCCGCCTGCTGGTGGTGCCCGGGTCGGTGCGCGTACGCCTCCAGGCCGAGGCCGAGGGGCTGGACAAGGTGTTCCTCGCCTCGGGCGCCGAGTGGCGCGGCGCCGGCTGCTCGATGTGCCTGGGCATGAACCCCGACCAGCTCGCACCGGGCGAGCGCAGTGCGTCGACGTCCAACCGCAACTTCGAGGGCCGCCAGGGCAAGGGCGGACGGACGCACCTGGTCTCCGTGCCGGTCGCCGCGGCGACGGCGATCCGCGGCACCCTCTCCTCGCCGGCCGACCTCGAGCCCGCCGCGACCCTCCAGGAGGTCTGA
- a CDS encoding DUF3515 domain-containing protein — protein MHRRRRPGPSRDRGVVACRGRRLAAGVLLVPALAACSSGPVEIDDPDLSSADRASCEALVADLPGTLAGEDRVDVEPAGALGAAWGDPAYVLSCGVPQPSDYEPTAECNIIRGVGWYVPNDQLTHQGEDATPIALSLAPYVEVDVPSDYRGEGIDRALAELAPVLKEHLGEGLSCL, from the coding sequence GTGCACCGACGACGACGCCCCGGCCCCTCCAGGGACCGGGGCGTCGTCGCGTGCCGGGGCAGGCGCCTCGCCGCCGGCGTGCTCCTCGTCCCGGCGCTCGCCGCGTGCAGCAGCGGCCCCGTCGAGATCGACGACCCCGACCTCTCCTCCGCCGACCGCGCGTCGTGCGAGGCGCTCGTCGCCGACCTCCCCGGCACCCTCGCCGGTGAGGACCGGGTCGACGTCGAGCCCGCCGGCGCGCTGGGGGCGGCGTGGGGCGATCCGGCGTACGTCCTCTCCTGCGGCGTGCCGCAGCCGTCCGACTACGAGCCGACGGCCGAGTGCAACATCATCAGGGGCGTCGGGTGGTACGTCCCCAACGACCAGCTCACCCACCAGGGCGAGGACGCGACGCCGATCGCGCTGAGCCTCGCGCCCTACGTCGAGGTCGACGTCCCCTCGGACTACCGCGGCGAGGGCATCGACCGTGCGCTCGCCGAGCTCGCGCCGGTGCTCAAGGAGCACCTCGGCGAGGGCCTCTCCTGCCTCTGA
- the cofC gene encoding 2-phospho-L-lactate guanylyltransferase — translation MTSPTLDPLRCVVVVPVKPPAFGKSRLAADRHLDDGARRELAEAFALDTVQAATSTPGVEAVLVVTDDFRLAATMRTFGAEVMPDGATEDLNATLVQGAAEVVRRWPGAVPVALCADLPGLRPVELAMVLREVVDGLGTADAVFVRDHDGSGTTLYAAPADRFAPAFGTGSAARHAGAGAVEVGAGAASVRHDVDDLDDLDAALVAGVGPHTTRASAALAR, via the coding sequence GTGACGTCCCCGACCCTCGACCCGCTCCGCTGCGTGGTCGTCGTACCCGTCAAGCCGCCGGCGTTCGGCAAGTCCCGCCTCGCCGCAGACCGACACCTCGACGACGGGGCTCGGCGCGAGCTCGCCGAGGCCTTCGCGCTCGACACGGTGCAGGCAGCGACCTCGACCCCCGGCGTCGAGGCCGTGCTGGTGGTGACCGACGACTTCCGCCTGGCCGCCACGATGCGCACGTTCGGCGCCGAGGTGATGCCCGACGGGGCCACCGAGGACCTCAACGCGACCCTGGTGCAGGGAGCAGCCGAGGTCGTACGACGCTGGCCCGGCGCCGTGCCCGTCGCCCTGTGCGCCGACCTGCCGGGGCTGCGTCCCGTCGAGCTCGCCATGGTGCTGCGCGAGGTGGTCGACGGGCTGGGGACCGCGGACGCGGTCTTCGTGCGCGACCACGACGGCAGCGGCACGACGTTGTACGCCGCTCCTGCCGACCGGTTCGCCCCCGCCTTCGGCACCGGCTCCGCCGCCCGGCACGCGGGCGCGGGCGCGGTCGAGGTCGGCGCGGGTGCGGCCAGCGTGCGCCACGATGTCGACGACCTCGACGACCTCGACGCCGCCCTCGTCGCCGGCGTCGGACCACACACGACACGGGCGAGCGCGGCCCTGGCGCGCTGA
- a CDS encoding HU family DNA-binding protein, with protein sequence MNKTELIDALAARYEGNRKQAAHALESVLDTITREVAKGEKVAITGFGSFEKAVRNARWVRNPQTGERIKSKKKSVPKFSAGKELKDVISGAKKLPKLTAANMPRPPAGVRAAAAAVTGAATSTAKKAPARSATPAKKAALAKTAAAKKAPAKTAAKKAAPAKTAAAKKAPAKKAPAKTAAAKKATPAKKSAAKTTAAKKAPAKTAAKKTPAKKAPAKKTAKKS encoded by the coding sequence GTGAACAAGACAGAGCTCATCGACGCGCTCGCCGCGCGTTACGAGGGGAACCGCAAGCAGGCGGCGCACGCACTCGAGTCGGTGCTCGACACGATCACGCGCGAGGTCGCGAAGGGCGAGAAGGTCGCGATCACCGGCTTCGGCTCGTTCGAGAAGGCCGTGCGCAACGCGCGCTGGGTCCGCAACCCGCAGACCGGTGAGCGGATCAAGTCGAAGAAGAAGTCCGTGCCGAAGTTCTCCGCCGGCAAGGAGCTCAAGGACGTCATCTCGGGTGCGAAGAAGCTGCCGAAGCTGACGGCCGCCAACATGCCGAGGCCGCCCGCCGGCGTGCGTGCCGCGGCCGCTGCGGTGACCGGCGCCGCCACGTCGACCGCCAAGAAGGCTCCGGCCAGGTCGGCCACGCCGGCGAAGAAGGCTGCTCTCGCCAAGACCGCTGCTGCCAAGAAGGCTCCGGCCAAGACTGCTGCCAAGAAGGCCGCTCCGGCCAAGACCGCTGCTGCCAAGAAGGCTCCGGCCAAGAAGGCGCCCGCCAAGACCGCCGCAGCCAAGAAGGCGACGCCGGCCAAGAAGAGCGCGGCGAAGACCACCGCGGCCAAGAAGGCGCCGGCCAAGACCGCCGCCAAGAAGACTCCCGCCAAGAAGGCTCCGGCCAAGAAGACCGCGAAGAAGTCCTGA